In a genomic window of Dyadobacter fermentans DSM 18053:
- a CDS encoding helix-turn-helix domain-containing protein: MAQRKKTAELSEPDIRRILEAGRIKTELDLERISLADRELMHQEKTQPDLRATRKAISDMIVEYESRCWSDENLVTDAKMEESEAAEIQAEREYAFLWKRNMLIIAKLQALSLKQKDLALLLNHSKSYTSELLNGIRPFSTNDLKMIHLLFEIPLTDLIITIPSQETLNRLENAIEKISSLNPKAKTLRETLANRPVAKGLLPDDWFDEDAHEEAGNEEHVYTKLSLSNK; encoded by the coding sequence ATGGCTCAGAGAAAAAAAACTGCTGAATTAAGCGAACCGGATATCAGAAGAATATTGGAAGCTGGCCGGATTAAAACGGAGCTGGACCTGGAACGAATCTCACTGGCGGACAGGGAGTTGATGCACCAGGAAAAGACACAACCTGATCTCCGGGCTACCCGGAAAGCTATAAGCGATATGATAGTGGAATATGAATCCAGATGTTGGTCGGACGAAAACCTGGTAACCGACGCCAAAATGGAAGAGAGCGAGGCTGCGGAGATTCAGGCTGAAAGAGAATATGCCTTCCTCTGGAAACGGAATATGCTGATCATTGCAAAGCTTCAAGCGCTTTCATTGAAACAAAAAGACCTTGCGCTTTTGCTGAATCACAGTAAATCCTACACGTCCGAATTGCTGAATGGAATCAGGCCATTTTCGACGAATGACCTGAAAATGATTCATTTACTGTTCGAAATTCCGCTAACCGATCTCATCATTACCATTCCATCGCAGGAGACCTTGAACCGGTTGGAAAATGCGATAGAAAAAATCTCGTCCTTGAATCCAAAGGCCAAAACGCTGCGCGAAACGCTCGCGAATCGCCCGGTGGCAAAGGGTTTACTACCGGATGACTGGTTTGACGAAGATGCGCACGAAGAAGCCGGAAATGAAGAACACGTTTATACCAAATTATCACTTTCAAATAAATGA
- a CDS encoding DUF3244 domain-containing protein — MKTSVKTFICAFALATASFTAQAADKEAKKASTFGTGIYATKTGKINVLIDKANSDSKTTLLLRNAEGSIVYRETISKDYQKFGRTLNLDAMEPGKYKLDIISGNEIQTKTFELAEQKVERILTVN, encoded by the coding sequence ATGAAAACATCAGTTAAAACCTTCATTTGCGCCTTTGCGCTTGCTACCGCTTCTTTCACCGCCCAGGCCGCAGACAAAGAAGCCAAAAAAGCTTCCACATTCGGAACCGGCATTTACGCCACCAAAACAGGTAAAATCAACGTCCTGATCGACAAAGCCAACTCCGACTCCAAAACCACTTTGTTGCTCAGAAACGCCGAAGGAAGCATCGTATACCGCGAAACAATTTCGAAAGACTATCAAAAATTCGGACGCACCCTGAACCTCGACGCCATGGAACCCGGCAAATACAAGCTGGACATCATCAGCGGCAATGAGATCCAGACCAAAACATTCGAATTGGCAGAACAGAAAGTGGAACGTATCCTGACAGTTAATTAA
- a CDS encoding 3-ketoacyl-ACP reductase — translation MKKTALITGGSRGIGFGIAKALAKEGYNLAINGVRDEAGAADALNELRELGAEVAYCQGSIASAADREAIIEKAYSVFGQIHLLVNNAGIAPRVRLDILETTVENYQEVMTTNLEGPFFFTQAIGKRMAHAKENNHAFEAMIIFVTSISATVASINRGEYCISKAGLAMTNLLFAVRMAEYNIPVYEIRPGIISTDMTSKVQEKYDNLFESGIALQPRWGTPEDVGKAVASLTRGDFPYSTGQVIGVDGGMLIDRL, via the coding sequence ATGAAAAAGACCGCATTAATCACCGGCGGAAGTCGCGGCATCGGTTTTGGCATTGCCAAAGCCCTTGCCAAAGAAGGATATAATCTGGCTATCAATGGCGTCCGTGACGAAGCGGGCGCCGCCGATGCCCTCAACGAACTGCGTGAGCTCGGTGCCGAAGTGGCCTATTGCCAGGGAAGCATCGCCAGCGCCGCCGACCGCGAAGCCATTATCGAAAAGGCCTATTCCGTATTCGGGCAGATCCATCTGCTCGTGAACAACGCCGGCATAGCCCCTCGAGTGCGGCTCGACATCCTCGAAACGACCGTCGAGAATTACCAGGAAGTGATGACAACCAACCTCGAAGGCCCCTTCTTTTTTACACAAGCCATTGGAAAAAGAATGGCCCATGCGAAGGAGAACAACCATGCATTCGAGGCGATGATCATTTTCGTGACCTCTATTTCGGCCACCGTGGCGTCCATTAACCGTGGGGAATATTGTATTTCAAAAGCAGGACTGGCAATGACCAACCTGCTTTTTGCTGTGAGAATGGCCGAGTACAACATTCCGGTTTACGAGATCCGCCCGGGTATTATTTCCACCGACATGACTTCCAAAGTGCAGGAGAAATACGACAACCTGTTCGAAAGCGGGATTGCATTACAGCCGCGCTGGGGCACGCCCGAGGACGTCGGCAAGGCGGTAGCGTCGCTCACGCGGGGCGACTTCCCCTACTCCACCGGCCAGGTGATCGGCGTGGACGGCGGGATGCTGATCGACAGGCTGTGA
- a CDS encoding MFS transporter, protein MSTTNNSQPSLLSQLLQVPVIVAALGYLVDMYDLFLFSVVRVPSLKALNVPDDQLLTEGISLLNYQMAGMLIGGVLWGVIADKRGRLSVLFGSIIMYSLANIGNGFVTSLDQYAVLRFIAGVGLAGELGAGITLVTEVLPKEIRGYGTTLVATLGVLGAILAYFVADLFAWRISYFVGGGMGLLLLVLRFNVFESGMFKHAKERSVDRGNIMMILLNGKRLGKYLMAIIVGLPIWFVVGILITFSPEFGSAKGIEGINAGKAVMLAFSGQVGGDIVSGLLSQYMRSRKKVIRLFIILSLAMVVGYLLIPMQDLFSFYLLCTLLGFCNGYWTLFITIAAELFGTNLRATVATTVPNFVRGATIPLAALFVSFRPDLGVIQSGLVIGVATAVIALLALYFLEETFTKDMDFVEKE, encoded by the coding sequence ATGTCAACAACCAACAATTCGCAACCTTCGCTGCTCTCGCAGCTGTTGCAAGTGCCAGTAATAGTGGCTGCATTGGGCTATCTGGTCGATATGTACGACCTGTTTTTGTTCAGTGTGGTGCGGGTGCCCAGTCTCAAAGCGCTGAACGTCCCCGACGACCAGCTGCTCACCGAGGGCATTAGTTTATTGAATTACCAAATGGCTGGAATGCTGATCGGCGGCGTATTGTGGGGGGTGATCGCGGATAAAAGAGGTCGGCTTTCGGTGCTTTTCGGATCGATTATCATGTATTCGCTGGCCAATATCGGCAACGGTTTCGTCACATCGCTTGATCAGTATGCAGTTCTTCGCTTTATTGCGGGTGTGGGACTTGCGGGAGAGCTTGGTGCGGGAATTACGCTCGTTACCGAGGTTTTGCCCAAAGAAATACGCGGCTATGGAACCACATTGGTGGCTACATTAGGGGTATTGGGTGCGATTTTGGCTTACTTTGTTGCCGACTTGTTTGCCTGGCGTATCTCATATTTCGTGGGCGGCGGCATGGGTTTGCTGCTTTTGGTACTGCGTTTCAATGTATTTGAATCCGGGATGTTCAAGCACGCCAAGGAACGTTCGGTGGATCGCGGTAACATTATGATGATCCTGCTCAACGGCAAACGCCTCGGTAAATACCTGATGGCGATCATCGTAGGACTTCCGATCTGGTTTGTGGTGGGTATCCTGATCACATTTTCGCCGGAATTCGGCTCGGCAAAGGGCATCGAGGGCATTAATGCGGGCAAGGCGGTAATGCTGGCGTTTTCAGGGCAGGTAGGCGGAGATATCGTCAGTGGTTTACTAAGTCAGTATATGCGGAGCAGGAAGAAAGTGATCCGGTTGTTCATCATCCTGTCACTGGCGATGGTGGTCGGTTACCTGTTAATTCCGATGCAGGATTTGTTCTCGTTCTACTTGCTTTGTACCTTGCTCGGATTCTGCAATGGTTACTGGACATTGTTCATCACCATTGCCGCGGAACTGTTCGGCACCAACCTCCGGGCGACGGTAGCCACCACGGTTCCCAACTTTGTACGCGGCGCGACGATTCCGCTGGCCGCATTGTTTGTGAGTTTCAGACCCGACCTGGGCGTGATCCAGAGCGGTTTAGTGATAGGGGTTGCCACGGCAGTAATCGCATTGCTGGCCTTGTACTTCCTCGAAGAGACGTTTACAAAGGACATGGACTTTGTAGAAAAAGAATAG
- a CDS encoding sugar phosphate isomerase/epimerase family protein, translated as MENITLDRCCIHTITTKPWGLAEAVENYAAAGVKGISVWQNATEGIGPRRAGEIIRAAGLEIVSYVRGGFFPHTSSAGRAQAIDHNRKLLEEAAALGAPMIVLVCGASPDQSLETSRDQIREGIAAILPLAEKLGVKLAIEPLHPMYAADRSAINTLAQANDMAEYFKSPFVGVAVDVYHLWWDGDLEKEIARCGANGNLLAYHVCDWKVNTIDLLNDRGLMGEGCIDLKKIRGWVEATGFNGFCEVEIFSNIHWAKDQHLFLSEITEAFVRTV; from the coding sequence TTGGAAAACATAACACTCGACCGGTGCTGCATCCATACCATCACGACCAAGCCCTGGGGACTTGCGGAGGCGGTGGAAAACTACGCTGCTGCCGGTGTAAAAGGCATCAGCGTCTGGCAAAATGCCACGGAAGGCATCGGGCCGCGCCGTGCGGGCGAGATCATCCGGGCGGCCGGGCTGGAAATAGTCTCTTACGTACGCGGCGGCTTTTTCCCGCACACCAGCAGTGCCGGGCGCGCACAGGCGATTGATCACAACCGCAAGCTGCTCGAAGAAGCGGCGGCTTTGGGAGCGCCCATGATCGTGCTCGTATGCGGGGCGTCACCCGACCAGTCGCTGGAAACGTCGCGCGACCAGATCCGCGAAGGCATTGCCGCTATTCTGCCGCTGGCCGAAAAACTGGGCGTGAAGCTGGCCATCGAGCCGCTGCACCCGATGTACGCCGCCGATCGCTCGGCCATTAACACGCTGGCGCAGGCCAACGACATGGCAGAGTATTTCAAATCGCCGTTTGTCGGCGTGGCTGTGGATGTGTACCATTTGTGGTGGGATGGTGATCTGGAAAAAGAGATTGCCCGCTGTGGCGCCAACGGCAACCTGCTCGCCTACCACGTGTGCGATTGGAAGGTAAATACGATCGACCTGCTCAACGACCGCGGATTGATGGGTGAAGGATGTATTGATCTGAAAAAAATCAGGGGCTGGGTGGAAGCAACGGGCTTCAATGGCTTCTGCGAGGTGGAGATTTTCTCGAATATCCATTGGGCAAAGGACCAGCACCTCTTCCTCAGCGAGATTACCGAAGCATTTGTAAGAACGGTTTAA
- a CDS encoding helix-turn-helix domain-containing protein has protein sequence MVFVSDAIPVHSLPKTPSQVPALKIFRFKNSLGNSPGALKDGPVSLPITPLPTDTPHRHTYYEILFIEEGEGFHEIDFHSYNIHGAGLHFLTPGQVHLLTFSSSFQGYIVAFSEDFYTFYNPMNPSLSQLPFFQPARRQPIITLSESDKHYFHNILENMVTDHLNAETDQTLIGRYLGLLLQKCALLTHHLAQPAESPALSVPELAGRFQELVEKNFRQMHEVQQYASQLAVTPDYLSKIIRKSLGISCQEYILEKLLLEAKRLLVFTNLSSKEIAYHIHMDDPSYFSRIFKKKTGLTPNEYREHVRKSTI, from the coding sequence ATGGTTTTCGTGTCTGATGCAATCCCGGTCCATTCGCTTCCCAAAACGCCCAGCCAGGTACCCGCATTAAAGATATTCCGGTTCAAAAACAGCCTAGGTAATAGCCCCGGCGCCCTGAAGGACGGCCCGGTGTCTCTGCCCATCACGCCGCTCCCGACCGACACCCCACACCGGCATACTTACTACGAAATCCTGTTTATCGAAGAAGGCGAAGGTTTTCACGAAATCGACTTTCATTCCTACAATATCCACGGCGCCGGACTGCATTTCCTCACGCCCGGCCAGGTGCATTTGCTCACTTTTTCGAGCTCTTTCCAGGGTTATATCGTCGCGTTTTCGGAGGATTTTTACACGTTCTATAATCCTATGAACCCGTCACTCTCGCAGCTACCGTTTTTTCAGCCCGCGCGCAGACAGCCCATTATTACGCTTTCCGAAAGCGACAAGCACTATTTCCACAATATCCTTGAAAACATGGTCACCGACCATTTGAATGCAGAAACCGACCAGACGCTCATCGGGCGGTATCTGGGTTTGTTGTTGCAGAAATGTGCGCTGCTGACTCACCATCTTGCGCAGCCGGCGGAGTCGCCCGCGCTTTCTGTTCCTGAACTGGCAGGCCGTTTTCAGGAACTGGTGGAAAAGAATTTCAGGCAAATGCACGAGGTGCAGCAATATGCCAGCCAGCTTGCGGTAACGCCCGATTATCTGAGTAAAATCATCCGGAAATCTTTGGGCATCTCCTGCCAGGAATACATCCTCGAAAAACTCCTCCTCGAAGCGAAACGGCTACTCGTTTTCACCAATCTCAGCAGTAAGGAAATCGCCTACCACATCCACATGGACGACCCTTCGTATTTCAGCCGGATCTTCAAAAAGAAAACCGGACTGACCCCGAATGAGTACCGCGAGCATGTTCGGAAAAGTACCATTTAA
- a CDS encoding glycoside hydrolase family 88 protein, whose amino-acid sequence MQIKNELNASSLQAKLDRFWEVSGEKIKLINREYDNSKGTPVFTVNGKYTLRGWTEWTQGFQYGAEVLQFDATGDESYLASARKNTVGFMASHVGHFGVHDHGFNNVSTYGNLLRLMNEGVIPENEWERNFYEIALKVSGAVQARRWTSIKNGQGFIHSFNGPHSLFVDTIRSVRALMVSHLLGHSYMGENDLKTSLLERGTLHSIATANYSVYYGEGRDSYDLWGRTAHESVFNTNDGNYRCPNSQQGFSGFTTWTRGLAWAMLGFAEQLEPLASFSDDELAPLGGRAEIERIYLKAAQATCDFYIENTASDGIPYWDTGAPHLHKLGDYTSRTSDPYNDFEPIDSSAAAIGAQGLLRLGKYLNEKGQNEAGNRYWQAGLTAVDTLFAEPYLSTDPTHQGLILHSIYHRPNGWDNVPAGQKIPNGESSMWGDYHAREVALYLHRINKGLPYYTYLGAVK is encoded by the coding sequence ATGCAGATAAAAAATGAATTGAATGCGTCGTCGCTCCAAGCCAAACTCGACCGGTTCTGGGAGGTTTCGGGTGAAAAAATCAAGCTCATCAACAGGGAATACGACAACTCGAAAGGGACGCCCGTATTCACCGTGAACGGCAAGTACACCCTGCGCGGTTGGACCGAATGGACCCAAGGCTTCCAGTATGGTGCCGAAGTGCTACAATTTGATGCCACCGGCGACGAAAGCTACCTCGCCAGTGCCCGTAAAAATACGGTTGGTTTCATGGCCTCGCACGTGGGGCATTTCGGCGTGCACGATCATGGGTTCAACAATGTGAGCACGTACGGCAACCTGCTGCGCCTGATGAACGAAGGGGTGATCCCGGAAAACGAATGGGAACGCAACTTCTACGAAATCGCATTGAAAGTATCGGGAGCGGTGCAGGCGCGTCGCTGGACGAGCATTAAAAACGGCCAGGGCTTCATCCATTCATTCAACGGGCCGCACTCGTTGTTTGTGGATACAATCCGGTCGGTAAGAGCGCTGATGGTTTCGCATTTGCTCGGCCATAGTTACATGGGCGAAAATGACCTGAAAACGAGCCTGCTCGAACGCGGAACGCTGCACTCTATTGCTACGGCCAACTATTCGGTGTATTACGGCGAGGGCCGCGACAGCTACGATCTTTGGGGTCGCACGGCGCACGAAAGCGTTTTCAACACCAACGACGGCAATTACCGCTGCCCCAACTCGCAGCAGGGCTTCTCGGGTTTCACCACCTGGACGCGCGGCCTCGCATGGGCCATGCTGGGTTTTGCCGAACAGCTCGAGCCGCTAGCCAGCTTCTCCGACGACGAACTGGCGCCGCTGGGCGGCCGCGCCGAAATCGAGCGCATTTACCTGAAAGCCGCGCAAGCCACTTGTGATTTTTACATTGAAAACACCGCTTCCGACGGCATTCCTTACTGGGATACCGGCGCTCCGCACCTGCACAAACTCGGCGACTACACATCGAGAACGTCCGATCCATACAATGATTTCGAGCCGATCGACAGCTCGGCGGCGGCCATTGGCGCGCAGGGATTGCTCCGTTTGGGTAAATATTTGAATGAAAAAGGTCAAAACGAAGCTGGAAACCGCTATTGGCAGGCTGGTCTCACCGCCGTGGATACGCTTTTCGCCGAGCCTTACCTTTCCACCGACCCAACACACCAGGGGCTGATCCTGCATTCGATTTACCACCGGCCGAATGGCTGGGACAATGTGCCCGCCGGACAGAAAATCCCGAATGGCGAATCGAGCATGTGGGGAGATTACCACGCCCGAGAAGTGGCGCTTTACCTCCACCGGATCAATAAGGGGTTGCCTTATTACACGTATCTGGGCGCGGTGAAGTAA
- a CDS encoding Gfo/Idh/MocA family protein: MDTRRDFLQKMTLGLGVTALSDLPASARELYTGPKADKQLRVALMGLGSYATRVAEAMKDCKMATLTGAISGTPSKLDTWKQKYNIPEKNTYNYDTVSKIKDNPDIDLVYITTPNSLHYKHVLQIAAAGKHVLCEKPVADNAKQTREMIAACKKAGVKFYIGYRMHFEPHTRELIRMRESGELGKIMHVNNYMGFKSGDPNQWRLKKALAGGGAMMDVGIYALNGARYATGEEPIWVTAQETKNDPVKFKEVDETIMFQLGFPSGVVASCGTTYAFNNYERLYVVGEKGFVELSPAFSYGPIKGRTHLGPMNQPVITHQTLQMDGIADIILNNKPDPNVSGEEGLKDMIVVDAVYESIRKGGAKIMLAG, from the coding sequence ATGGATACCCGTCGGGATTTTTTGCAAAAAATGACACTAGGCCTCGGAGTTACGGCATTGAGCGACCTTCCTGCGTCGGCGCGTGAGCTTTATACCGGTCCAAAGGCCGATAAACAATTACGTGTGGCGCTGATGGGCCTGGGGAGCTATGCAACCCGCGTGGCCGAGGCTATGAAAGACTGCAAAATGGCCACGCTTACCGGCGCAATCTCCGGCACGCCTTCCAAGCTCGATACCTGGAAACAGAAGTACAATATCCCCGAAAAGAACACCTATAATTACGATACCGTCAGTAAAATCAAGGACAATCCGGATATCGACCTGGTTTATATCACTACACCGAACTCACTGCATTACAAGCACGTGCTGCAAATTGCCGCCGCGGGCAAGCACGTACTTTGTGAAAAACCCGTCGCAGATAATGCCAAGCAAACCCGCGAGATGATCGCTGCATGCAAGAAGGCCGGCGTGAAGTTTTATATCGGTTACAGAATGCATTTCGAGCCTCACACGCGAGAGCTCATCCGCATGCGCGAGTCTGGCGAGCTGGGTAAGATCATGCATGTCAACAACTACATGGGCTTCAAATCCGGCGATCCCAACCAATGGCGCCTCAAAAAAGCGCTGGCAGGCGGCGGTGCGATGATGGATGTGGGCATTTACGCATTGAACGGCGCGCGCTACGCCACCGGCGAAGAGCCGATCTGGGTTACGGCGCAGGAAACGAAGAACGACCCCGTGAAATTCAAAGAGGTGGACGAAACGATCATGTTCCAGCTCGGCTTCCCGAGCGGCGTCGTGGCCAGCTGCGGCACCACCTACGCATTCAACAACTACGAGCGGCTGTATGTGGTGGGAGAAAAAGGATTCGTGGAACTCAGCCCTGCATTCAGCTACGGCCCCATCAAAGGCCGCACGCACCTTGGCCCGATGAACCAGCCCGTCATCACGCACCAAACCCTTCAAATGGACGGCATCGCCGACATTATCCTCAACAACAAACCCGACCCGAACGTGAGCGGCGAGGAAGGATTGAAGGACATGATCGTGGTGGACGCTGTGTATGAATCCATCCGGAAAGGCGGGGCGAAGATTATGCTGGCAGGATAA
- a CDS encoding type II toxin-antitoxin system HigB family toxin produces the protein MVIDGKRKLTQLKKKNLGNKRLGQAIDQLIFDLEVSSINDIDELLKLRKDADRVHSQGFYFFDLHAHRALVLIQLVENQAKIVWVGTHDEYVRTFKNNTNTIEKWLREKKLLN, from the coding sequence ATGGTTATTGATGGTAAAAGGAAGCTTACACAGCTTAAAAAGAAAAATCTCGGAAATAAGCGGTTAGGTCAGGCAATCGACCAGCTCATCTTTGATCTTGAAGTAAGTTCTATCAATGATATAGACGAGTTACTTAAACTCAGAAAAGATGCCGATCGAGTTCACAGTCAGGGGTTTTATTTTTTTGACCTCCATGCACACAGGGCATTGGTACTCATTCAGCTGGTTGAAAACCAAGCAAAAATTGTGTGGGTAGGAACCCACGATGAATATGTGAGGACTTTCAAAAACAATACAAACACAATCGAAAAATGGCTCAGAGAAAAAAAACTGCTGAATTAA
- a CDS encoding ABC transporter ATP-binding protein: MNQETKSGQIFDLPTLRRLYTFVRPYQKQFYLLIAIILLNAVLAPLTPLLIKYTIDTPIANGDYSQLTVMLVVMLVVTVLQGIAQFWNTYMSGWLGQYIIRDIRVQLYEKIIGLRLKFFDNTPIGRLVTRTISDVETLSNVFSDGMAAIAGDILQLVLIIAVMFYTDWKLSIISLSMIPLMLFCTYIFKEKIKDSFNEVRAAVSNLNAFVQEHITGMGIVQIFSSEDIEYKKFREINKVHRNANIRSILYYSVYYPVADVIAAAGTGLVVWYGSKQILGAEITFGTVTAFVMFINLFFRPIRQLADRFNTLQMGIVSTDRILKLLDSDEYTANEGTFAPDSIKGNVEFKNVWFAYNDEEYVLRDINFNVKEGETIAFVGATGAGKSSIINLLTRFYDINKGNIYVDGVEVHDYELNALRKHIGVVLQDVFLFSDTIENNIRLGDQSITHEKIVEAAKLVGVHDFIERLPGGYTYNVMERGATLSVGQRQLISFVRAMVHEPKIIVLDEATSSVDSETEELIQHAIENLMHGRTAIVIAHRLSTIQEADKIIVVDKGRIVEEGNHEQLLEKEGAYANLYRMQYKEVHKIGTL, from the coding sequence GTGAACCAGGAAACCAAAAGCGGCCAGATATTCGATCTTCCTACTCTAAGGCGTCTATACACATTCGTTCGACCTTACCAGAAGCAGTTTTACCTGCTTATTGCCATTATATTGCTCAACGCGGTACTCGCGCCGCTCACGCCCCTGCTGATCAAATACACGATCGACACGCCCATTGCGAACGGCGATTACTCGCAGCTGACGGTAATGCTCGTGGTAATGCTGGTCGTTACCGTTTTGCAAGGTATTGCGCAGTTTTGGAACACCTACATGTCGGGCTGGCTCGGGCAGTACATTATCCGCGACATCCGCGTGCAGTTGTACGAGAAAATCATTGGTTTAAGGCTCAAATTCTTCGATAACACGCCCATAGGCCGCCTCGTAACGCGCACCATTTCCGACGTCGAAACGCTTTCCAATGTGTTCAGCGACGGTATGGCCGCCATTGCCGGGGACATTCTGCAACTGGTGCTGATCATCGCCGTCATGTTTTACACCGACTGGAAACTTTCGATCATCAGTCTGTCGATGATCCCGCTGATGCTTTTCTGTACCTATATTTTCAAGGAGAAGATCAAAGATTCGTTCAATGAAGTGCGGGCAGCGGTTTCCAACCTTAATGCATTTGTGCAAGAGCACATTACCGGGATGGGAATCGTGCAGATTTTCAGCAGTGAGGACATAGAATACAAGAAGTTCAGGGAGATAAACAAGGTGCACCGGAATGCGAACATCCGGTCAATTCTCTATTATTCCGTGTATTATCCGGTGGCGGACGTGATCGCCGCGGCGGGTACGGGTCTGGTGGTTTGGTACGGGTCCAAGCAAATCCTGGGGGCAGAAATCACATTCGGTACGGTTACGGCATTCGTGATGTTCATTAATCTCTTCTTTCGCCCGATCCGTCAGCTCGCCGACCGTTTCAACACCCTGCAAATGGGTATCGTGAGCACCGACCGCATTCTGAAACTGCTCGACAGCGACGAGTACACGGCCAACGAAGGCACATTTGCGCCGGATTCGATCAAAGGGAATGTGGAGTTTAAAAACGTGTGGTTCGCTTACAATGACGAAGAGTACGTTTTAAGGGATATTAATTTTAATGTAAAAGAAGGGGAAACGATCGCCTTCGTGGGTGCTACCGGGGCCGGGAAATCTTCGATCATTAACCTGCTTACCCGCTTTTACGACATCAACAAAGGCAATATTTACGTAGATGGCGTTGAAGTGCATGATTATGAGCTGAATGCATTGCGCAAGCACATCGGTGTGGTGTTGCAGGACGTGTTCCTGTTTTCAGATACCATTGAAAATAATATCCGCCTCGGCGATCAGAGCATTACCCACGAAAAAATCGTGGAAGCGGCCAAATTGGTGGGCGTCCATGACTTCATCGAGCGCTTGCCCGGCGGCTATACCTATAATGTAATGGAACGCGGCGCGACGCTCTCGGTAGGGCAGCGGCAGCTCATTTCTTTCGTCCGTGCAATGGTCCACGAACCTAAGATCATCGTGCTCGACGAAGCAACTTCGTCGGTCGATAGCGAAACGGAGGAATTGATCCAGCACGCCATTGAAAACCTGATGCACGGTCGCACGGCGATCGTGATTGCGCACCGGTTATCGACGATCCAGGAGGCTGATAAGATTATTGTCGTGGACAAAGGGCGCATTGTGGAGGAAGGTAACCACGAGCAACTGCTTGAAAAAGAAGGCGCTTATGCAAACTTGTACCGGATGCAGTACAAGGAGGTGCATAAGATTGGGACTTTGTAG
- a CDS encoding Gfo/Idh/MocA family protein: protein MTTHTIGIIMNGVTGRMGTNQHLLRSIKAIIEQGGVKISSDEVIMPDPILVGRNEAKLQALCKQSGVQKYTTDLESVMSDSHYQIYFDAQVTGRRAAAVKKAIEAGKHIYCEKPTGTTTEEALELYDLATKAGLKNGVVQDKLWLPGLVKLKRLMEAGFFGKILSVRGEFGYWVFEGTSIPAQRPSWNYRKEDDGGIIVDMLCHWRYVLDNLFGKVKAVSCLGATHIPERVDENGNTYKCTADDACYATFELEGDVVAHFNSSWTVRVRRDDLLTLQVDGTHGSAVAGLRDCYVQHYGNTPKPVWNPDIPQPIPFFDGWSKVPEQEIYDNAFKAQWELFLKHIVKDEPFPWDLKAGARGVQLAEKGLESWEKRQWVDVQEL from the coding sequence ATGACGACACATACCATTGGCATTATCATGAACGGCGTAACCGGCCGTATGGGAACCAACCAGCATTTGCTGCGCTCTATTAAAGCCATTATCGAGCAAGGCGGCGTGAAAATTTCTTCCGACGAGGTGATCATGCCCGACCCGATTCTCGTAGGACGCAACGAAGCAAAATTGCAGGCACTTTGCAAGCAATCGGGCGTGCAGAAGTACACAACGGACCTCGAATCGGTGATGTCCGACTCGCATTACCAGATCTATTTCGATGCGCAGGTGACCGGCCGCCGGGCTGCGGCTGTGAAGAAGGCAATCGAAGCCGGAAAACACATTTATTGTGAAAAACCGACCGGTACTACTACCGAGGAGGCATTGGAGCTTTATGACCTCGCTACCAAAGCGGGCCTGAAAAACGGCGTGGTGCAGGATAAGCTGTGGCTGCCGGGCTTGGTAAAATTGAAAAGACTGATGGAAGCCGGCTTCTTCGGCAAGATCCTTTCCGTACGCGGCGAGTTTGGTTACTGGGTTTTTGAAGGAACCAGCATTCCGGCACAGCGCCCATCATGGAACTACCGCAAAGAAGACGATGGCGGTATCATCGTAGATATGCTCTGCCACTGGCGTTATGTGCTGGATAACCTGTTTGGAAAAGTAAAGGCGGTATCCTGCCTCGGCGCCACGCATATTCCCGAGCGTGTGGACGAGAATGGCAACACCTATAAATGTACCGCCGACGACGCCTGCTACGCCACATTCGAGCTGGAAGGCGACGTGGTCGCGCATTTCAACTCATCGTGGACGGTACGCGTGCGCCGCGACGACCTGCTTACGCTGCAAGTGGACGGCACGCACGGCTCGGCGGTGGCCGGTTTGCGCGATTGCTACGTTCAGCATTACGGGAATACGCCAAAGCCTGTCTGGAACCCCGACATTCCTCAGCCGATCCCATTCTTCGATGGGTGGTCGAAAGTGCCTGAACAGGAGATTTACGACAATGCGTTTAAGGCGCAATGGGAGCTTTTCCTGAAACATATTGTGAAAGACGAACCATTCCCATGGGACCTGAAAGCGGGTGCTCGCGGTGTGCAACTGGCCGAAAAAGGCCTCGAAAGCTGGGAGAAACGCCAATGGGTTGACGTACAGGAACTATGA